The Rhodoflexus caldus region ACACCCTTGTTTCCGTATCGCTTACTATTTGCAGCAGATACAGACCTGCGGGTAAATGCGCAACCGATAACTGCACGCCCCTGTCAACGGTTTTGGGCTGTGCGCCGTAAACTATTGCTCCTTTGACATCCGTTATTTGCACATAAGCATTGCGCAGTAACTTGTCCGAATGAATGTGCAATATATCCCGTGCAGGATTAGGATAAACCCGCAGTTCAGCAATGGCAGGTGCTGTTTCGGCATCTTCTAAGGAAGTTACAATACGCTGCCCTGTTTCGTAGAGGATGAATCCCGCTGCATTACTGATTCTCAGGCGATAAGCAGCTTGCAGGCGTTGCGTACCCGTAACATCCTCAAAAATAAACTGACGATTGGCAGGCAGACTGATTTCGCCCGAAACAGCCCTGAAAGGTGCACCTGCATTGTCGGAACGCTCCACAACAAAGCGCAAATTAGCCACGCGCTCAAAAGGATGGCAGTCGTATGACCATGCAATTTCTGTGGCACGGCGAGTGCTGATGCGCCTCATCACAACCTCATTGGGTGCAAATGGCAAGGTAAGTTGTTGCAGGTTGCTCCATTCCGACACGGAACGCGGTGCTGCCAATGCCCGCACCCGCACCTGATATTCGCGATTGGCTTCTAAACCATTGAAGGTAAGAGTTGTTCCCGTTACGCTTGTTTCGCGCAGCACGGTGGCAAAATTATTGACAGAGAGTTGTACTTCGTAGCTTTGTGCATCCGTTACGGCATCCCACAACAAATCAAAGCCTGTAGCTGTTACATTTTCGGTTCGCAGCCTTGCGGGGGTGCTAAGGATGCTGACCCGCTGTGCCTCCGAAGGGCGAGAAAGTATATTCTGCCCCGCTGCTGTTGCCAGCACCCGCACGCGGTAGAAATATACGCCACCCGATACAGGCAAATCTACCGTTGCCTCTGTGCTGTTGCTGACCGTGCGCGGATAGCCGGGTAAAAGACTTGTAAAGCCTTCATTAGCAGCTACTTCCAGCCTGTAAACACTTGCCTGTACAGAGGCCGTCCATACAGCCGTAAAGCGGCGCGGAGCTATGTCGGGCGAAGGAGCAGTAAATACGGGCAGGGGCAAAGTAATGGCAACAACCGAATTGCTCCACGCCGAACTGCCACCTTCGTTGCCTGCGCTAATGCGTACCATATGACGTTGCAACGACGGCAAACCTGTAAGCGTGGTATTATTGGTTGCTTCAAGGGTTCGGACAACTGTACCGTTGACTTCTACGCGGTAACTTGTTGCGCCCTCTACTGCCTGCCAGCGAACGGCAAAACCGCTTTCGGTAGTATCGCTGATTTGGATGCCGGAAGGAACGGCAGGCGGCAAGACAAAGGAAATCACCGACGAATAAGCTGACTCTCCGCGGTCGTGAAGGGCTTTCACCCGCGCAAAGTGGCGCATTCCGGACTGCCCGTTGAATACCGCACGCAGGTCTGTTGTCTGCCGAATTCGTGCATTGCTGAAATTGCTGTTAGTAGTCAATTCTACAAGGTAGGCAACAGGTTGCCGCGCCGACGGCGATGCGTTCCATGCCAGTGCAATTTCCATCGGATTGTTGCTGTTTTCTCTGCGCAAAGCCAAGGGAACGGCTGGCGGCAAAAAGGCGGCTATTACGTTGCTGTTTGCCGAAACGCCGCGTGCATTTCTGCTGCGCACCCGATAAAAATAGGTTTGCGCAGGGTTGTTCACACCAACCATGTGCTCTAACCCATTCACCGAAATATCGGCTTGTATCATGCGACTGAAAGCAGAATCGCTTGCTACATCCAATCGGTAAGTATCTGCTCCGCGAACAGCTTCCCAACGTGCCAAAAAACCATTCGGACTTACATTGGCAGGGGCAATTGCTACGGGCGCAGGCGGTACTACCTCAACGGTTACGACATTGGAATACTCCGAAAACAGATTGCCTGCGCGAACACGCAAACGATAAAAGTAAACAGGCGCTAAGGGTAGCCCCGAAATGGGCAGTGAATCCTGATTGTTTACCTGTGCCCTACGCAAAATGTCGGAAAATTTATCATCGCGTGCAATTTCCACCTCCATAAAAGCATCGGTAAGGGAATAATTTTCCCATCGAGCGGTAAATCTTTCCGGTGCAACAGATGTGGCTTCCAGCGCAACAGGTGCTCTGAGCAGCGTCCGCAGTGAGATGACATTGGAATATTCGGAAAATAAGATACCAAAAACACCACGCACCCGATAGAAATACACCGTGTTTTCATTCAGTCCCGTTACATTGATTTGTGTAGTGGTAGCAATTAAACGGCCGACGATTTGCGTGAATGCCGAATCGCGTGCAACTTCCAGTTCATAGCGCTCTGCCCCTGCCGCAAAATTCCACTTTGCCAGAAAATGGCTGCTTGTGATATTTGCAGCGGGCAAGGCTGTGGGCGTAGCAGGCGGTAAAACAACCCGCACCACATTGGAATAGGCAGACATGCCGGACGTATTAATGGCACGCAAGCGATAGAAAAACACCCTTGAAAAGTTTGTTTGGGCAATATTGTTCAGTGCCAAAGCAAATCCGCTTACTTGTCCGCTGAATGCAAGGCTTGAAAAATCTTCGCGCACCGAAACTTCCAGCAGGTAATTGACTGTTCCTGCCGACTGCCAGCGGGCAGTGAAGCCTTGCGCAGTAACGGGTTCGGCAGGCAATGCGACAGGCGCACCGGGCAGGGTCATCCGCTGCAATAGCGCACCCGCATTGCCGTAGTTAATACTACAGGGCGTTTCGTTGTATTCAAATACAGCTATGTGATAGCGTGTATTAGGCATAAGATGAGTTACCACAACGCTATTACCCGTCCCATTGAAAACCACCCTGCCCCTCCCGTTATTAATGGTATCTGCCAGAGTAAAATTGGCATTGGCAAGATATACCACGTTGTCAAAAGCGGCATTATTGGCAACAGCCGTATTTGGACGCAACACAACGAGCCGTTTTTGCCCATTGCCGTTTGTCCATGAAAGTGAGAGAGTAGTCGTTGTAGTAGCAGTTACCGTCATATCACTTGCCGGAACGGTGGGCTGTGCAGCAGCAGACAAAACAGGATTGCCCGTAAAACTGCCAAAGGTCAGCACACCCGCAGCGCAGTTATTAATTGCCCCGTTGTTGGCAATTGCACCTGTTGCTACCACGCGCCCCTGCGCATGAATGGTCAGGTTAGCCGCTGCATTGACCGCAAGTTGGCTTGCCAGCAGATTCCCCTGCAATTGCGTGTTGTAATCTCCCGCAATAATCGCTTCGGTGTTGGCAGTCGGTCTGCCGTTTGTCCATGCCATACCGTTCCATGTGGTCGTACAAGCAGCAGGCGCAGCAGCAAAACCTCTGATGTCCGCACCCGAAGGCACACGGGCAAATCCGCCTGCCAGTGTGCCGTGATTGGCGGCAATAGTGGCATCGTTAATGGCGCTGCCGCTTACCTCATCAAAATTCCAATACGCCATCAGGTTACATTCCTGACCTGTGAGGATGCGGTTAAAATTGGCTGTGATTTCGGCTTGCGATAAAACCCTGTTCCAGATGCGCACTTCATCCATTGCACCCGTAAACGGATAAGCAAGGTCAGCAAATGTGCCGATGCGCAAGTTATTGGCGACTTCCGACAGTGCTACGCCGTTGTCGGGATCAGCTGCATCGTTGGTTTGCAATACGCCATTGACGTAAAAATTGACCGTCTGCGTAGCCGCATTAACCGTTACGGCTACATGCTGCCAAACATTTGGATTGATAGCATTGGGCAGTGTATAAACCGATTTGCCCTTGCTTTCAAAAACTAAGCGATTGTCGTTTGCCGTATTGCTGAGTGAATTGATGTAAAATGCGAAACCATTGTTTCCCGTACCTGTCAATTTATTGGCTATCAGCGTATTGATTGCGCCGCTGCCTATGGCGGGGTTATTCGGATTTACCCACGCTTCAATGGTTACTTCGCGGTCTATGCGCAGTGGAATCGGGCTGCCGAGGTCAGCATTTATACCTGCCATGCGGTTCATGCTCACCGCGCCCGAAGGTGTGGCAACAGCACGCAGGTCAAAAGCAAAAGTACTGATGCAACTATTGTTGGCAATGTTCAGCGTCGCCGTGCTGGTCAGCGAACCGATGGTAGGTTGTGCGCGAACATCTACGCTCAGGCTTGTACCGGGCGCGATATTGACAGGAAAAACAGGTGGAGCAGGCAGCGTAAAATTAGCCGCATTTGTACCCGTAAAGGTGATACTATTGACGGTCAGCATGGATGTTCCCGTGTTGCTGATGTTAAAACTGCGTGTAATAGTATTACCCAACGCAACCGTACCCATGTCTGTAAAATTGGCAGTACTGAAAGTCGTACTTCCATTGCTGATAAGATTACCGTTACCCTTTGCCGATACGGTTGCCACCTCTATGGAATTGCCTGTACAAAGTGGCTGCGTAGAAGCCACTCAGTTGGAAGTATTGCCCGAAAGTGTAAAATTATTCAGCGTGCCTATGTTGCAACTTGCCAAGTCGTTAAGTGTATTGAACGCCGCATTATTGCCGCCCGCTACGCCCTGATTGAAGCGATAATAAGCCACTAAGCCCGTTTGCGGCAAATTGATTTCACTGTTCAGGTTAGCGTTAATTTCGGCAGATGTGCGTACCGTATTCCAAATGCGCACTTCGTCAATTTCACCCCTGAAATATTCGTTCGGATAAAGCGGGTCGTTTGACCAACTGATGGTCAGCGGCGCGTTGCTTAAAGCGGTATTGAAGCCGTTGGCAGTCGCGCCGATGGAAACACCGTTCACATAGCATGTGGCAGAACTACCGCTTTCCACTACCGCGATGTGATACCATGTACCCTGTACAAAAGCAAAGGGGCGCACCTGATACGAAATGTCGTTCCAAATGCCAATACCGGAAAGGTTGTCTTCTACATGCACGCTGAATCGGGTGGCAGCAAATCCGTTGCGGTAGCCCAGCACACAGGGATTTTGCCCGTTAGAACCCGGTGTCCAATTAGGGCGCATCCAGAATTCAATCGTGCCGTCCACCAAATCAAACGCGGGCGAGTAAGGGAAGGTAACAAAGTTGTTCGTGCCGTTGAAATTGAGCGCATTTGGCGGGGTGTGTCCATGCAATTTTCAGGCTTTGCCCCACCCACGCAGGGCTGCCCGTAACCATGCCCGTCCATTCTGCTGTGCTCAGTTTCTCTTTGGCTATTTCTTTGCCGTCAGGGGCGGTCAGGCGGAAGTTCACACCGTTGAGCGCATTGCCCGTTTGGTCGTTGAAACGAATCACAAGTTTGCGCTTGTATTCCAGCAAGGTTTCCTCAATCTGCCAGTCGGGGGAAATTTTAGCAACCACTTTCACGTTTTTGCTTTCCAACCCTTCCTTAGCAAAGGAAATTTCCTTGTGTGTGCGTTCAGAAGTGTTTTCTATGGTAAACCTGCCCTGCTTGTCGGTAGTAGCCGATTTGTTTTCGCAGCTTACCTTCACGCCTTCAATAGGTTCATCGTTCTGATTTACCACCACGCCGCGCAGCGTAATCAAAGGGTTGCGAGTCAATTGTGCATCTACTACATAAGTTGTCTGAAACTGCGCGAATATGCCCGCTTTGGTTTCCATAGACCAGCCATCGCGGAAAAATACAATTTTCCCCAATTTGCGGTCGGCAGGTAATTCTTTAACGGCATATTCGCCGTTGCCGTCGGTGGTCAGGCTTTTATGAATTGTAGTGTTGTCGGCT contains the following coding sequences:
- a CDS encoding fibronectin type III domain-containing protein, producing the protein MASTQPLCTGNSIEVATVSAKGNGNLISNGSTTFSTANFTDMGTVALGNTITRSFNISNTGTSMLTVNSITFTGTNAANFTLPAPPVFPVNIAPGTSLSVDVRAQPTIGSLTSTATLNIANNSCISTFAFDLRAVATPSGAVSMNRMAGINADLGSPIPLRIDREVTIEAWVNPNNPAIGSGAINTLIANKLTGTGNNGFAFYINSLSNTANDNRLVFESKGKSVYTLPNAINPNVWQHVAVTVNAATQTVNFYVNGVLQTNDAADPDNGVALSEVANNLRIGTFADLAYPFTGAMDEVRIWNRVLSQAEITANFNRILTGQECNLMAYWNFDEVSGSAINDATIAANHGTLAGGFARVPSGADIRGFAAAPAACTTTWNGMAWTNGRPTANTEAIIAGDYNTQLQGNLLASQLAVNAAANLTIHAQGRVVATGAIANNGAINNCAAGVLTFGSFTGNPVLSAAAQPTVPASDMTVTATTTTTLSLSWTNGNGQKRLVVLRPNTAVANNAAFDNVVYLANANFTLADTINNGRGRVVFNGTGNSVVVTHLMPNTRYHIAVFEYNETPCSINYGNAGALLQRMTLPGAPVALPAEPVTAQGFTARWQSAGTVNYLLEVSVREDFSSLAFSGQVSGFALALNNIAQTNFSRVFFYRLRAINTSGMSAYSNVVRVVLPPATPTALPAANITSSHFLAKWNFAAGAERYELEVARDSAFTQIVGRLIATTTQINVTGLNENTVYFYRVRGVFGILFSEYSNVISLRTLLRAPVALEATSVAPERFTARWENYSLTDAFMEVEIARDDKFSDILRRAQVNNQDSLPISGLPLAPVYFYRLRVRAGNLFSEYSNVVTVEVVPPAPVAIAPANVSPNGFLARWEAVRGADTYRLDVASDSAFSRMIQADISVNGLEHMVGVNNPAQTYFYRVRSRNARGVSANSNVIAAFLPPAVPLALRRENSNNPMEIALAWNASPSARQPVAYLVELTTNSNFSNARIRQTTDLRAVFNGQSGMRHFARVKALHDRGESAYSSVISFVLPPAVPSGIQISDTTESGFAVRWQAVEGATSYRVEVNGTVVRTLEATNNTTLTGLPSLQRHMVRISAGNEGGSSAWSNSVVAITLPLPVFTAPSPDIAPRRFTAVWTASVQASVYRLEVAANEGFTSLLPGYPRTVSNSTEATVDLPVSGGVYFYRVRVLATAAGQNILSRPSEAQRVSILSTPARLRTENVTATGFDLLWDAVTDAQSYEVQLSVNNFATVLRETSVTGTTLTFNGLEANREYQVRVRALAAPRSVSEWSNLQQLTLPFAPNEVVMRRISTRRATEIAWSYDCHPFERVANLRFVVERSDNAGAPFRAVSGEISLPANRQFIFEDVTGTQRLQAAYRLRISNAAGFILYETGQRIVTSLEDAETAPAIAELRVYPNPARDILHIHSDKLLRNAYVQITDVKGAIVYGAQPKTVDRGVQLSVAHLPAGLYLLQIVSDTETRVFPWVKE
- a CDS encoding LamG domain-containing protein; the encoded protein is MHGHTPPNALNFNGTNNFVTFPYSPAFDLVDGTIEFWMRPNWTPGSNGQNPCVLGYRNGFAATRFSVHVEDNLSGIGIWNDISYQVRPFAFVQGTWYHIAVVESGSSATCYVNGVSIGATANGFNTALSNAPLTISWSNDPLYPNEYFRGEIDEVRIWNTVRTSAEINANLNSEINLPQTGLVAYYRFNQGVAGGNNAAFNTLNDLASCNIGTLNNFTLSGNTSN